In Musa acuminata AAA Group cultivar baxijiao chromosome BXJ3-11, Cavendish_Baxijiao_AAA, whole genome shotgun sequence, one DNA window encodes the following:
- the LOC103972366 gene encoding L-ascorbate oxidase homolog translates to MSSVVLFALLSLLCLSAVKAEDPYLFFTWNVTYGTASPLGVPQQVILINGQFPGPNINSTTNNNIVINVFNHLDEPFLFTWNGIQHRKNSWQDGMLGTNCPIAAGTNYTYHFQVKDQIGSYFYFPSVGMHRAAGGFGGLRVNSRLLIPVPFDDPADDYTVLIGDWYTKSHKVLAQLLDAGRSIGNPAGVIINGSPGKDAAGKDDAPLFTMEAGKTYRYRICNVGLKVSLNFRIQSHLMKLVEMDGSHTVQNDYKSLDIHVGQCFSVLVTANQEPKDYYMVASTRFTKYMRTATGIIRYAGSSVPPSPELPAGPVGWAWSFNQWRSFRWNLTASAARPNPQGSYHYGSINITRTINLASSVGLVNGKRRFALNGASHVESPTPLKLAEYYGVADKVFKYNTIGDEPPESSATITVAPNVLNATFRDYIEIILENPERSIQSYHLDGYSFFAVGMGHGKWTPASRKTYNLLDAVSRHTIQVYPRSWSAIMLTFDNAGMWSLRSELWERHYLGQQLYISVVSPARSLRDEYNIPDNTLLCGVVASLPKPPPYV, encoded by the exons ATGTCGAGCGTCGTGCTCTTTGCGCTTCTCTCTCTTCTCTGCCTCTCCGCTGTCAAGGCCGAGGACCCGTACCTCTTCTTCACGTGGAACGTCACGTACGGCACCGCCTCGCCTCTCGGCGTCCCTCAGCAGGTCATCCTCATCAACGGCCAGTTCCCCGGCCCCAACATCAACTCCACCACCAACAACAACATCGTCATCAACGTCTTCAACCACCTCGACGAGCCCTTCCTCTTCACCTG GAACGGAATCCAGCACAGGAAGAACTCATGGCAAGATGGCATGCTGGGCACTAACTGCCCTATTGCTGCTGGCACAAACTACACCTACCACTTCCAGGTGAAGGACCAGATCGGTAGCTACTTCTACTTCCCCTCCGTCGGCATGCACAGGGCGGCCGGAGGCTTCGGCGGCCTTCGTGTCAACAGCCGCCTTCTCATCCCCGTGCCCTTCGATGACCCTGCTGATGATTACACCGTCCTCATCGGTGACTGGTACACCAAGAGCCACAAGGTCCTCGCCCAGCTCCTCGACGCAGGCCGCAGCATCGGCAACCCGGCCGGCGTCATCATCAATGGGAGCCCCGGTAAGGACGCCGCCGGCAAAGATGACGCTCCGCTCTTCACCATGGAGGCCGGGAAGACGTACCGCTACCGCATCTGCAATGTCGGCCTGAAGGTGTCGCTCAACTTCCGGATTCAGTCCCACCTGATGAAGCTCGTGGAGATGGACGGGTCGCACACCGTGCAGAACGACTACAAATCCCTCGACATTCACGTCGGGCAGTGTTTCTCGGTGCTCGTCACGGCCAACCAGGAGCCCAAGGACTACTACATGGTCGCCTCCACCCGCTTCACCAAGTACATGCGGACCGCGACCGGCATCATCCGTTATGCCGGCTCCAGCGTCCCTCCGTCACCCGAGCTGCCCGCGGGGCCAGTCGGCTGGGCATGGTCCTTCAACCAGTGGCGGTCCTTCCGGTGGAATCTCACCGCCAGCGCCGCCCGGCCCAACCCCCAGGGCTCCTACCACTACGGGAGTATCAACATCACCCGAACCATAAACCTCGCCAGCTCCGTCGGGCTCGTCAACGGGAAGCGCCGCTTCGCGCTCAACGGCGCGTCGCATGTGGAGTCCCCCACCCCACTCAAGCTCGCCGAGTACTACGGCGTCGCCGACAAGGTGTTCAAGTACAACACCATCGGCGACGAACCACCGGAAAGCAGTGCCACCATCACGGTCGCGCCTAACGTCCTCAACGCCACCTTCAGGGACTACATCGAGATCATCCTCGAGAACCCTGAGAGGAGCATTCAGTCGTACCATTTGGACGGCTACTCCTTCTTCGCCGTCGG GATGGGGCATGGGAAGTGGACGCCGGCAAGCCGGAAGACGTACAACCTTCTCGACGCAGTGAGCCGGCACACGATACAGGTGTATCCGAGGTCATGGTCGGCGATCATGCTGACGTTCGACAACGCGGGGATGTGGAGCCTGCGGTCGGAGCTGTGGGAGAGGCACTACCTGGGACAGCAGCTCTACATCAGCGTAGTGTCGCCGGCGAGGTCCCTGAGGGATGAGTACAACATCCCGGACAACACGTTGCTCTGCGGTGTGGTTGCCAGCCTCCCGAAGCCGCCACCCTACGTCTAA
- the LOC103972365 gene encoding probable galacturonosyltransferase 7 isoform X2: MKSSVAISTTPPAKRRWRAPAAVVLVLVFFSLLVPLDFLLGLHDRFPSGYLTDDRRPPETSSWNFGRLGGVGSSSEDANGSDLSKTGDLLNQRPDTNSTGQLVVAGKGTGSNSKEINLNSRSQIENTSTHYKPEVIISHRKAFPKPQVVPSRSLPDLTAKLGSRDVKKSNAEGGNGDGIRKDCQFTFGSYCVWSTEHKEVMDDSTVKKLKDQLFVARAYYPSLAKLNGQQKLSHDMKQNIQEHERMLSEAIVDADLPTFVEKRIQKMEQTIARTKACTVDCKNVDKKLRQILDLTEDEANFHLKQSAFLYQLGVQTMPKSLHCLSMRLTVEFFKSLSTDSKNSHPNKLDSPNLMHFVIFSKNILAAAVTINSTVVNSQVSQNMIFHVVTDAQNYFGMKLWFIRNSYKEATIVVINFEELNLEHLHNDGLTKLSLPVEFRAYIHKTDQPTTQMSTEYITVFGHSHYLLPEIFKNLKRVVVLDDDVVVQHDLSSLWNLHLQGKVNGAIEFCRLRFGQLKMLLGRNSYDADSCAWMSGLNIIDLEKWREHNVTGTYLQLLESFGTKNEVSLRAAAFPAGLLALKNLIYPLSERWSLLGLGHNYSVNVEDMKTATSLHYNGQMKPWLDLGIPEYKKYWKIYLTQDEKFMDECNVNP; the protein is encoded by the exons ATGAAGAGTTCCGTGGCGATCTCGACCACTCCGCCGGCGAAGCGTCGGTGGCGCGCCCCCGCCGCGGTGGTGCTCGTTCTCGTCTTCTTCTCGCTGCTCGTACCCCTGGATTTCCTCCTCGGTCTTCACGACCGCTTCCCTTCCG GTTACTTGACTGATGATCGCCGACCTCCG GAAACTAGTTCTTGGAACTTTGGTCGTTTGGGTGGTGTTGGTAGTTCTTCTGAG GATGCTAATGGGAGTGACCTGTCCAAAACTGGTGATCTGCTAAATCAAAGGCCTGACACTAACTCCACAGGGCAGTTGGTTGTAGCAGGGAAGGGCACTGGATCCAACtcaaaagaaataaatttgaactcTCGCTCTCAAATAGAGAATACCAGTACCCACTATAAACCAGAAGTCATCATTTCTCACCGGAAAG CTTTTCCTAAACCACAAGTAGTTCCATCAAGATCACTTCCAGACTTGACTGCAAAG CTTGGTAGCAGGGATGTCAAGAAGAGTAATGCTGAAGGTGGAAATGGTGATGGAATCAGAAAAGATTGTCAGTTTACATTTGGAAGCTATTGTGTTTGGTCCACAGAGCATAAAGAAGTAATGGACGATTCTACTGTGAAGAAACTCAAAGATCAGCTCTTTGTCGCCAGAGCTTATTATCCAAGCCTTGCAAAACTTAATGGACAACAGAAGTtatctcatgatatgaagcaAAACATACAGGAACATGAGCGCATGCTTAGCGAAGCCATTGTTGATGCTGATCTTCCAACATT TGTGGAAAAGAGAATACAGAAAATGGAGCAGACTATTGCAAGAACTAAAGCATGCACTGTAGATTGCAAAAATGTTGACAAGAAACTTAGGCAGATCCTTGATCTTACTGAGGATGAAGCCAATTTTCATTTGAAGCAAAGTGCATTCCTCTACCAACTTGGCGTTCAGACCATGCCCAAAAGTCTTCATTGCTTGTCAATGAGATTGACAGTagagttttttaaatcactgtctaCAGATTCCAAGAACTCTCATCCTAATAAACTTGACAGCCCAAATCTTATGCATTTTGTAATTTTCTCCAAAAACATACTTGCAGCTGCAGTTACTATAAATTCAACAGTTGTGAACTCTCAG GTCAGTCAAAATATGATCTTTCATGTTGTCACGGATGCACAAAATTACTTCGGTATGAAGCTTTGGTTCATCAGAAATTCTTATAAAGAGGCAACTATTGTGGTCATCAATTTTGAAGAACTTAATTTGGAACACCTTCATAATGATGGCCTCACAAAGCTATCATTGCCTGTGGAATTCCGTGCTTACATTCATAAAACTGATCAACCAACTACACAAATGAGCACCGAGTACATAACAGTTTTTGGTCACTCCCACTATCTGCTTCCAGaaatattcaaaaatctaaaaagggTGGTGGTTTTAGATGATGATGTGGTTGTTCAGCATGATCTATCATCATTGTGGAACCTTCACTTGCAAGGAAAAGTGAATGGTGCTATTGAGTTCTGTAGGCTGAGATTTGGTCAGCTGAAAATGCTTTTGGGCAGAAACAGTTATGATGCTGACTCTTGTGCATGGATGTCAGGATTAAATATTATTGACTTGGAGAAGTGGAGAGAGCATAATGTCACCGGGACATATTTGCAACTCCTCGAAAGT TTTGGAACAAAGAATGAAGTATCTCTTAGAGCTGCAGCTTTTCCAGCAGGCTTACTTGCACTTAAGAATCTTATATACCCCCTCAGTGAAAGGTGGTCTTTGCTAGGGCTTGGCCACAACTACAGTGTCAATGTAGAGGATATGAAGACTGCTACATCATTGCATTACAATGGCCAAATGAAACCTTGGCTTGATCTCGGTATACCAGAATACAAAAAATACTGGAAGATATATCTTACACAGGATGAAAAGTTTATGGATGAATGCAATGTAAATCCATAG
- the LOC103972365 gene encoding probable galacturonosyltransferase 7 isoform X1, protein MKSSVAISTTPPAKRRWRAPAAVVLVLVFFSLLVPLDFLLGLHDRFPSGYLTDDRRPPETSSWNFGRLGGVGSSSEGDVSSIERLVKRFEPTFSKDANGSDLSKTGDLLNQRPDTNSTGQLVVAGKGTGSNSKEINLNSRSQIENTSTHYKPEVIISHRKAFPKPQVVPSRSLPDLTAKLGSRDVKKSNAEGGNGDGIRKDCQFTFGSYCVWSTEHKEVMDDSTVKKLKDQLFVARAYYPSLAKLNGQQKLSHDMKQNIQEHERMLSEAIVDADLPTFVEKRIQKMEQTIARTKACTVDCKNVDKKLRQILDLTEDEANFHLKQSAFLYQLGVQTMPKSLHCLSMRLTVEFFKSLSTDSKNSHPNKLDSPNLMHFVIFSKNILAAAVTINSTVVNSQVSQNMIFHVVTDAQNYFGMKLWFIRNSYKEATIVVINFEELNLEHLHNDGLTKLSLPVEFRAYIHKTDQPTTQMSTEYITVFGHSHYLLPEIFKNLKRVVVLDDDVVVQHDLSSLWNLHLQGKVNGAIEFCRLRFGQLKMLLGRNSYDADSCAWMSGLNIIDLEKWREHNVTGTYLQLLESFGTKNEVSLRAAAFPAGLLALKNLIYPLSERWSLLGLGHNYSVNVEDMKTATSLHYNGQMKPWLDLGIPEYKKYWKIYLTQDEKFMDECNVNP, encoded by the exons ATGAAGAGTTCCGTGGCGATCTCGACCACTCCGCCGGCGAAGCGTCGGTGGCGCGCCCCCGCCGCGGTGGTGCTCGTTCTCGTCTTCTTCTCGCTGCTCGTACCCCTGGATTTCCTCCTCGGTCTTCACGACCGCTTCCCTTCCG GTTACTTGACTGATGATCGCCGACCTCCG GAAACTAGTTCTTGGAACTTTGGTCGTTTGGGTGGTGTTGGTAGTTCTTCTGAG GGTGATGTATCAAGCATTGAGAGGCtcgtcaaaagatttgaacccacCTTCTCAAAG GATGCTAATGGGAGTGACCTGTCCAAAACTGGTGATCTGCTAAATCAAAGGCCTGACACTAACTCCACAGGGCAGTTGGTTGTAGCAGGGAAGGGCACTGGATCCAACtcaaaagaaataaatttgaactcTCGCTCTCAAATAGAGAATACCAGTACCCACTATAAACCAGAAGTCATCATTTCTCACCGGAAAG CTTTTCCTAAACCACAAGTAGTTCCATCAAGATCACTTCCAGACTTGACTGCAAAG CTTGGTAGCAGGGATGTCAAGAAGAGTAATGCTGAAGGTGGAAATGGTGATGGAATCAGAAAAGATTGTCAGTTTACATTTGGAAGCTATTGTGTTTGGTCCACAGAGCATAAAGAAGTAATGGACGATTCTACTGTGAAGAAACTCAAAGATCAGCTCTTTGTCGCCAGAGCTTATTATCCAAGCCTTGCAAAACTTAATGGACAACAGAAGTtatctcatgatatgaagcaAAACATACAGGAACATGAGCGCATGCTTAGCGAAGCCATTGTTGATGCTGATCTTCCAACATT TGTGGAAAAGAGAATACAGAAAATGGAGCAGACTATTGCAAGAACTAAAGCATGCACTGTAGATTGCAAAAATGTTGACAAGAAACTTAGGCAGATCCTTGATCTTACTGAGGATGAAGCCAATTTTCATTTGAAGCAAAGTGCATTCCTCTACCAACTTGGCGTTCAGACCATGCCCAAAAGTCTTCATTGCTTGTCAATGAGATTGACAGTagagttttttaaatcactgtctaCAGATTCCAAGAACTCTCATCCTAATAAACTTGACAGCCCAAATCTTATGCATTTTGTAATTTTCTCCAAAAACATACTTGCAGCTGCAGTTACTATAAATTCAACAGTTGTGAACTCTCAG GTCAGTCAAAATATGATCTTTCATGTTGTCACGGATGCACAAAATTACTTCGGTATGAAGCTTTGGTTCATCAGAAATTCTTATAAAGAGGCAACTATTGTGGTCATCAATTTTGAAGAACTTAATTTGGAACACCTTCATAATGATGGCCTCACAAAGCTATCATTGCCTGTGGAATTCCGTGCTTACATTCATAAAACTGATCAACCAACTACACAAATGAGCACCGAGTACATAACAGTTTTTGGTCACTCCCACTATCTGCTTCCAGaaatattcaaaaatctaaaaagggTGGTGGTTTTAGATGATGATGTGGTTGTTCAGCATGATCTATCATCATTGTGGAACCTTCACTTGCAAGGAAAAGTGAATGGTGCTATTGAGTTCTGTAGGCTGAGATTTGGTCAGCTGAAAATGCTTTTGGGCAGAAACAGTTATGATGCTGACTCTTGTGCATGGATGTCAGGATTAAATATTATTGACTTGGAGAAGTGGAGAGAGCATAATGTCACCGGGACATATTTGCAACTCCTCGAAAGT TTTGGAACAAAGAATGAAGTATCTCTTAGAGCTGCAGCTTTTCCAGCAGGCTTACTTGCACTTAAGAATCTTATATACCCCCTCAGTGAAAGGTGGTCTTTGCTAGGGCTTGGCCACAACTACAGTGTCAATGTAGAGGATATGAAGACTGCTACATCATTGCATTACAATGGCCAAATGAAACCTTGGCTTGATCTCGGTATACCAGAATACAAAAAATACTGGAAGATATATCTTACACAGGATGAAAAGTTTATGGATGAATGCAATGTAAATCCATAG
- the LOC103972365 gene encoding probable galacturonosyltransferase 7 isoform X3, whose amino-acid sequence MKSSVAISTTPPAKRRWRAPAAVVLVLVFFSLLVPLDFLLGLHDRFPSGYLTDDRRPPDANGSDLSKTGDLLNQRPDTNSTGQLVVAGKGTGSNSKEINLNSRSQIENTSTHYKPEVIISHRKAFPKPQVVPSRSLPDLTAKLGSRDVKKSNAEGGNGDGIRKDCQFTFGSYCVWSTEHKEVMDDSTVKKLKDQLFVARAYYPSLAKLNGQQKLSHDMKQNIQEHERMLSEAIVDADLPTFVEKRIQKMEQTIARTKACTVDCKNVDKKLRQILDLTEDEANFHLKQSAFLYQLGVQTMPKSLHCLSMRLTVEFFKSLSTDSKNSHPNKLDSPNLMHFVIFSKNILAAAVTINSTVVNSQVSQNMIFHVVTDAQNYFGMKLWFIRNSYKEATIVVINFEELNLEHLHNDGLTKLSLPVEFRAYIHKTDQPTTQMSTEYITVFGHSHYLLPEIFKNLKRVVVLDDDVVVQHDLSSLWNLHLQGKVNGAIEFCRLRFGQLKMLLGRNSYDADSCAWMSGLNIIDLEKWREHNVTGTYLQLLESFGTKNEVSLRAAAFPAGLLALKNLIYPLSERWSLLGLGHNYSVNVEDMKTATSLHYNGQMKPWLDLGIPEYKKYWKIYLTQDEKFMDECNVNP is encoded by the exons ATGAAGAGTTCCGTGGCGATCTCGACCACTCCGCCGGCGAAGCGTCGGTGGCGCGCCCCCGCCGCGGTGGTGCTCGTTCTCGTCTTCTTCTCGCTGCTCGTACCCCTGGATTTCCTCCTCGGTCTTCACGACCGCTTCCCTTCCG GTTACTTGACTGATGATCGCCGACCTCCG GATGCTAATGGGAGTGACCTGTCCAAAACTGGTGATCTGCTAAATCAAAGGCCTGACACTAACTCCACAGGGCAGTTGGTTGTAGCAGGGAAGGGCACTGGATCCAACtcaaaagaaataaatttgaactcTCGCTCTCAAATAGAGAATACCAGTACCCACTATAAACCAGAAGTCATCATTTCTCACCGGAAAG CTTTTCCTAAACCACAAGTAGTTCCATCAAGATCACTTCCAGACTTGACTGCAAAG CTTGGTAGCAGGGATGTCAAGAAGAGTAATGCTGAAGGTGGAAATGGTGATGGAATCAGAAAAGATTGTCAGTTTACATTTGGAAGCTATTGTGTTTGGTCCACAGAGCATAAAGAAGTAATGGACGATTCTACTGTGAAGAAACTCAAAGATCAGCTCTTTGTCGCCAGAGCTTATTATCCAAGCCTTGCAAAACTTAATGGACAACAGAAGTtatctcatgatatgaagcaAAACATACAGGAACATGAGCGCATGCTTAGCGAAGCCATTGTTGATGCTGATCTTCCAACATT TGTGGAAAAGAGAATACAGAAAATGGAGCAGACTATTGCAAGAACTAAAGCATGCACTGTAGATTGCAAAAATGTTGACAAGAAACTTAGGCAGATCCTTGATCTTACTGAGGATGAAGCCAATTTTCATTTGAAGCAAAGTGCATTCCTCTACCAACTTGGCGTTCAGACCATGCCCAAAAGTCTTCATTGCTTGTCAATGAGATTGACAGTagagttttttaaatcactgtctaCAGATTCCAAGAACTCTCATCCTAATAAACTTGACAGCCCAAATCTTATGCATTTTGTAATTTTCTCCAAAAACATACTTGCAGCTGCAGTTACTATAAATTCAACAGTTGTGAACTCTCAG GTCAGTCAAAATATGATCTTTCATGTTGTCACGGATGCACAAAATTACTTCGGTATGAAGCTTTGGTTCATCAGAAATTCTTATAAAGAGGCAACTATTGTGGTCATCAATTTTGAAGAACTTAATTTGGAACACCTTCATAATGATGGCCTCACAAAGCTATCATTGCCTGTGGAATTCCGTGCTTACATTCATAAAACTGATCAACCAACTACACAAATGAGCACCGAGTACATAACAGTTTTTGGTCACTCCCACTATCTGCTTCCAGaaatattcaaaaatctaaaaagggTGGTGGTTTTAGATGATGATGTGGTTGTTCAGCATGATCTATCATCATTGTGGAACCTTCACTTGCAAGGAAAAGTGAATGGTGCTATTGAGTTCTGTAGGCTGAGATTTGGTCAGCTGAAAATGCTTTTGGGCAGAAACAGTTATGATGCTGACTCTTGTGCATGGATGTCAGGATTAAATATTATTGACTTGGAGAAGTGGAGAGAGCATAATGTCACCGGGACATATTTGCAACTCCTCGAAAGT TTTGGAACAAAGAATGAAGTATCTCTTAGAGCTGCAGCTTTTCCAGCAGGCTTACTTGCACTTAAGAATCTTATATACCCCCTCAGTGAAAGGTGGTCTTTGCTAGGGCTTGGCCACAACTACAGTGTCAATGTAGAGGATATGAAGACTGCTACATCATTGCATTACAATGGCCAAATGAAACCTTGGCTTGATCTCGGTATACCAGAATACAAAAAATACTGGAAGATATATCTTACACAGGATGAAAAGTTTATGGATGAATGCAATGTAAATCCATAG